A region from the Clostridium beijerinckii genome encodes:
- a CDS encoding aspartyl-phosphate phosphatase Spo0E family protein, whose product MDIKEQIEETRDKLNMLIATKERITEDKELLEISVKLDKLINKYFYTRNNELAL is encoded by the coding sequence ATCGATATAAAAGAACAAATTGAAGAAACTAGAGATAAATTGAATATGCTAATAGCAACTAAAGAGAGAATTACAGAAGATAAGGAATTATTAGAAATTAGCGTAAAATTGGACAAGCTAATAAATAAATATTTTTATACTAGAAATAATGAACTAGCTTTGTGA
- a CDS encoding sialidase, whose translation MHNNENTYCPYCIQENVCPFFYEQMRKLSNYEDEDDTELEHFDLFSQESYLNDTRAPEQEVTRIFRMINNQQPQILREVQRVIENYFREAISFTLDEAPKYKGNINQQINTIYNNFRRKYYTIFSFLSTSGVPNNVVNRTFRDIIEFTLRNRNVPPKPLPTPVPEPGPGSKWSQWEDLGGVLTFSPAVSSWAPNRLDTFVTGTDGALYHKYWNGSRWSEFENLGGTLTSAPAAVSWGNNRIDVFGRGTTNAMYHKYWDGSRWSDWEDLGGTLTSAPAVSSWAQNRLDTFVRGSDNALYHKYWNGTAWSEWENLGGNLTSSPAAVSWGNNRIDVFARGQGNRLYHKWWDGASWSDFEDLGGNITSAPAVSSRADNRLEVFARNLNNQLITKSWNGSRWGNWQTIGGTLTSDPTAVSWGPNRTDVFVKGTNNALWHIWRD comes from the coding sequence ATGCATAATAATGAAAATACTTATTGTCCTTATTGCATACAAGAAAATGTTTGCCCATTTTTTTATGAACAAATGAGAAAATTAAGTAACTATGAAGATGAGGATGACACTGAACTCGAACATTTTGACTTATTTTCTCAAGAAAGCTACTTAAATGACACTAGAGCTCCTGAACAGGAAGTAACTAGAATATTTAGAATGATTAATAACCAGCAACCACAAATCTTGAGGGAAGTTCAAAGAGTAATAGAGAATTACTTTAGAGAAGCTATTTCCTTTACTTTAGATGAGGCACCAAAATATAAAGGAAATATTAATCAACAAATAAATACTATTTACAATAATTTTAGAAGAAAATATTACACAATTTTTTCTTTTCTTAGTACTTCCGGAGTACCTAACAATGTTGTTAACCGTACCTTTAGGGATATAATAGAATTTACTCTTAGAAATAGAAATGTTCCACCTAAACCATTACCTACTCCAGTACCTGAGCCAGGTCCTGGTAGTAAATGGAGTCAATGGGAGGACCTTGGTGGAGTTTTGACTTTTTCCCCAGCAGTTTCTTCTTGGGCACCAAACAGGCTTGATACCTTTGTAACAGGTACTGATGGCGCATTATATCATAAATACTGGAATGGCTCTCGGTGGAGTGAGTTCGAAAACCTTGGAGGTACTTTAACTTCAGCTCCAGCTGCTGTTTCATGGGGAAATAATAGAATTGATGTTTTTGGTAGAGGCACAACTAATGCTATGTATCATAAATATTGGGATGGATCTCGTTGGAGTGACTGGGAAGATCTTGGTGGTACATTAACTTCTGCTCCAGCAGTTTCTTCTTGGGCACAAAACAGACTTGATACATTTGTTCGTGGAAGTGATAATGCTCTTTATCATAAATATTGGAACGGTACTGCATGGAGTGAGTGGGAAAATCTCGGTGGGAATCTAACATCTTCTCCGGCTGCTGTTTCATGGGGAAATAATAGAATTGATGTATTTGCTCGCGGTCAGGGAAATCGTCTATATCATAAATGGTGGGATGGCGCTAGTTGGAGTGATTTTGAAGATCTTGGGGGTAATATAACATCAGCCCCCGCAGTATCATCAAGAGCTGATAATAGACTCGAAGTATTTGCAAGAAATCTCAATAATCAGTTAATCACTAAGTCTTGGAATGGCTCACGTTGGGGTAACTGGCAGACTATAGGAGGAACACTTACATCTGATCCTACTGCAGTATCTTGGGGACCTAATAGAACTGACGTATTTGTTAAAGGCACAAATAATGCTTTGTGGCATATTTGGAGAGATTAA